The following are from one region of the Geoalkalibacter subterraneus genome:
- the guaB gene encoding IMP dehydrogenase — protein sequence MLDRDKIREGLTFDDVLLLPAHSTVLPKEVDLSTQLTAAVKLNTPLLSAAMDTVTESRTAICMAREGGLGIIHKNMTPEEQAVEVDQVKKSESGMIVDPITMDPDQKIFEALELMQRYRISGVPITKDGRLVGILTNRDLRFETRLDQPIRNVMTKDRLVTVPPGTTLEEAKQHLHEHRIEKLLVVDEQGALQGLITIKDIEKVRKYPHACKDDLGRLRAGAAIGVSGDREERLELLVRAGVDVVIIDTAHGHSQGVLDAIVDTRRQYPDLQLIAGNIATAEAAQALIKAGVDAVKVGIGPGSICTTRVVAGVGVPQITAIMDVAKVTHKAGIPLIADGGIKFSGDLPKAVAAGADVVMVGSLFAGTDESPGETILYQGRTYKSYRGMGSLGAMKMGSKDRYFQGDVESDVKLVPEGIEGRVPYRGSLSANIHQLIGGLRSGMGYTGCRTLKEMHERTQFVRITNAGLRESHVHDVTITQEAPNYRLERSS from the coding sequence ATGTTGGATCGCGACAAAATTCGCGAAGGACTGACGTTTGACGATGTCCTGCTTCTTCCCGCCCATTCAACGGTTCTGCCCAAAGAAGTCGACCTGAGCACCCAACTGACTGCAGCAGTCAAACTCAATACGCCTTTATTGTCGGCTGCGATGGATACGGTGACTGAATCGCGCACCGCTATCTGCATGGCGCGTGAAGGCGGTCTGGGGATCATTCACAAGAATATGACCCCCGAGGAACAGGCGGTCGAAGTCGATCAGGTCAAAAAATCCGAGAGCGGCATGATCGTCGACCCAATTACCATGGATCCCGACCAGAAGATTTTTGAAGCGCTTGAGTTGATGCAGCGCTATCGGATCTCCGGCGTGCCGATCACCAAGGACGGACGCCTGGTAGGGATTCTCACCAACCGGGATCTGCGCTTTGAGACTCGTCTCGATCAGCCGATTCGCAATGTGATGACCAAGGATCGCCTGGTGACAGTACCTCCAGGTACGACCCTGGAGGAAGCCAAGCAGCATCTGCATGAGCATCGCATTGAGAAGTTACTGGTAGTGGATGAGCAGGGCGCTCTCCAGGGGTTGATCACCATCAAGGATATTGAAAAGGTGCGCAAGTACCCCCACGCATGCAAGGACGACCTGGGCCGCCTGCGCGCAGGGGCGGCCATCGGCGTCAGCGGCGACCGTGAAGAAAGGCTCGAACTGCTGGTGCGCGCCGGCGTCGATGTGGTGATCATCGATACCGCCCATGGTCATTCACAGGGGGTGCTCGATGCCATCGTTGACACCCGCCGCCAGTATCCCGACCTGCAGTTGATTGCGGGCAACATCGCCACGGCTGAAGCTGCCCAGGCCCTGATCAAGGCTGGCGTCGATGCGGTCAAGGTCGGCATCGGACCCGGCTCTATCTGCACTACTCGCGTTGTGGCGGGGGTCGGTGTGCCGCAGATCACCGCCATTATGGATGTGGCCAAAGTGACTCACAAAGCCGGAATCCCCCTGATTGCCGACGGCGGCATCAAATTTTCCGGCGATCTGCCCAAGGCGGTCGCGGCCGGTGCGGATGTCGTCATGGTCGGTTCGCTGTTTGCCGGTACCGACGAATCTCCCGGGGAAACCATTCTTTACCAGGGGCGTACCTACAAATCCTATCGTGGCATGGGCAGCCTTGGCGCCATGAAGATGGGCAGCAAAGATCGTTACTTCCAGGGAGATGTGGAGAGCGATGTCAAGCTGGTGCCCGAAGGGATCGAGGGACGGGTCCCCTACCGCGGCAGCCTTTCCGCCAATATCCACCAACTGATCGGCGGCCTGCGTTCCGGCATGGGCTACACCGGCTGCCGGACTCTGAAGGAAATGCACGAGCGTACTCAGTTCGTCCGCATCACCAACGCCGGTCTGCGCGAATCTCATGTGCATGATGTGACCATTACCCAGGAAGCACCCAACTATCGGCTCGAACGATCGAGCTGA
- a CDS encoding GGDEF domain-containing response regulator, whose translation MAKGRILAIDDEKFFHELYRDLLTPEGYAVRCVSGGEEALELLKREDFDLVISDLEMPGLDGVETSRRIKMFNPDQEVIVVSGKADVTTAVAAMKLGVADYVFKPINPEEFQLLINKTLFRKALHQEHHRLLDENIEYASILTTYRKCLAFLHVHELDRLGDLVLDTLMELLKAEGAVLWLAGFGGHFFRRRCRRGLARVPATEETLQPAGEQRRLILKGEPVLLEGDDRMWLPLVHGHEALGLIRLESPVGRSAFQKNDLGVAAAVSEFAGSALHNVLLQRAIEQRSLRTPSAEAYNMAFFRDHMEKELNKVRRYGRHLSLIRLRVENYAELHHHFRNRELESAMSRIIEAINTILRDADIMAMSAGDDFYILLPETDYWGSLVTQKRIRKALADRLTLCDLKKSHPIKAYMRSASFPLDGASFEDLSATAEKRLDGLRNSLFLKENWQGASFWDVVGRLLGRPEDYDFSSQGVSVSPRLKRFQDGTRSRFVRMPAHHLDLIQSAFCREVIESGRVRGVIFRGCADFEEIHRSLPYLERLENSATSLFLVGGRERVQWSYQRTLPIYIDAEPFSRVPFLMYLNEDSAYAFFARRRGRELVGFHTSDFYFVENMIAKLQEQYQLQVQI comes from the coding sequence ATGGCCAAAGGGCGCATTCTCGCCATCGATGACGAAAAGTTTTTTCACGAACTCTATCGGGATCTCCTGACGCCTGAAGGATATGCCGTGCGTTGCGTCTCCGGCGGCGAGGAGGCTCTTGAGCTGCTTAAACGGGAAGATTTCGACCTGGTCATTTCCGATCTGGAAATGCCCGGTCTCGACGGCGTTGAAACCAGCCGTCGCATCAAGATGTTCAATCCCGACCAGGAAGTGATCGTGGTCAGCGGCAAGGCCGATGTCACGACGGCGGTGGCTGCTATGAAGCTCGGGGTGGCGGATTACGTTTTCAAGCCCATCAACCCTGAAGAGTTCCAACTGCTGATCAACAAGACCCTGTTTCGCAAAGCTCTTCACCAGGAGCACCACCGACTGCTCGACGAAAACATCGAGTACGCTTCAATCCTCACCACCTATCGTAAATGCCTGGCCTTTCTCCATGTACATGAACTTGATCGCCTGGGGGACCTGGTTCTCGACACCCTGATGGAACTGCTCAAAGCCGAAGGGGCCGTATTGTGGCTGGCCGGTTTCGGCGGACATTTTTTCAGACGCCGCTGCCGTCGGGGACTCGCCCGTGTGCCGGCCACCGAAGAAACGCTGCAGCCTGCCGGGGAACAACGGCGCCTGATTCTAAAGGGAGAGCCTGTCCTTCTCGAGGGCGATGACCGGATGTGGCTTCCCCTGGTCCACGGACACGAAGCCCTGGGGCTGATTCGCCTTGAATCACCGGTGGGGCGCAGCGCCTTTCAGAAAAACGACCTGGGTGTGGCCGCTGCGGTGTCTGAATTTGCCGGCAGCGCCCTGCACAATGTGCTGCTGCAGCGCGCCATCGAACAGCGCAGCCTGCGCACCCCGAGCGCTGAAGCCTACAACATGGCTTTTTTCCGTGATCACATGGAAAAAGAACTCAACAAGGTGCGGCGTTACGGTCGGCATCTTTCGCTGATTCGGCTGCGGGTGGAAAATTATGCCGAGCTGCACCACCATTTCCGCAATCGTGAGCTTGAATCGGCCATGTCGCGCATTATCGAGGCGATCAATACCATTCTGCGCGATGCCGACATCATGGCCATGTCGGCGGGGGACGATTTCTATATTCTGCTGCCTGAAACCGACTACTGGGGATCGCTTGTCACCCAGAAGCGCATCCGCAAAGCGCTGGCCGATCGCCTGACCTTGTGCGACCTGAAGAAAAGCCATCCCATTAAAGCCTATATGCGCTCTGCATCCTTCCCCCTGGACGGAGCGAGCTTCGAGGACCTTTCCGCGACCGCAGAAAAACGCCTTGATGGTTTGCGCAACAGTCTGTTTCTGAAAGAGAACTGGCAGGGGGCCTCCTTTTGGGATGTCGTCGGCCGCCTGCTCGGCCGTCCCGAGGATTACGATTTTTCATCGCAGGGCGTGAGCGTTTCTCCCCGCTTGAAGAGGTTTCAGGATGGAACCAGAAGCCGCTTTGTTCGCATGCCGGCACATCATCTCGATCTGATCCAGAGTGCGTTCTGCCGTGAAGTGATCGAGTCGGGCCGTGTGCGGGGCGTGATCTTTCGCGGGTGCGCTGATTTTGAGGAGATTCATCGCTCCCTGCCTTATCTTGAGCGTTTGGAGAACTCCGCAACATCCCTTTTTCTTGTAGGCGGCCGCGAACGGGTGCAATGGAGTTACCAGCGGACCCTGCCCATCTATATTGATGCGGAACCTTTTTCCCGGGTGCCTTTTCTGATGTATCTCAACGAGGATAGCGCCTACGCTTTTTTCGCCCGAAGACGGGGGCGGGAACTGGTCGGATTCCATACCTCCGATTTTTATTTCGTTGAAAATATGATCGCCAAGCTTCAGGAACAGTATCAGCTGCAGGTGCAGATCTGA
- a CDS encoding M48 family metallopeptidase: protein MTGKRELALIPVPESQEIELGQASYPQVIQQMGGSYPDPQLNEYVDTVGKRLARYSHRPDLPYQFTVINDSTPNAFALPGGPVAITRGLLTVMENEAQLASVLGHEIAHVTARHSVQGIQRGVLLELGVGVLGSLTSQTAYGGLTSQAGQIAASLINNTYSREQERESDRLGIDYMVRAGYNPQGAVELQELFYRKLEGGAEPDWLSGLFRTHPFSKERMLENQQYIQANYPPSRIGSDMQTNATAFMQATAGLREKKKAYDLYDEARQLEAQEQYQKAIELYQQALRIAPQESLILTGVGLASLKIGDTIPAQRYLRQAVDLHGEYFQSRMGLGFVLLEKREPAAAVEHLEYSMKLLPTPQAGYLLAQAYEGVGRRNDALALYQEVAQAAPDSKIGQAAAQRAQQLQSAR from the coding sequence GTGACAGGGAAAAGAGAGCTGGCGCTGATCCCTGTCCCCGAAAGCCAGGAAATCGAATTGGGACAGGCTTCTTATCCCCAGGTGATCCAGCAGATGGGCGGCAGCTATCCCGATCCGCAGTTGAATGAATATGTGGACACCGTCGGCAAACGCCTGGCGCGTTACAGCCACAGGCCTGACCTGCCCTATCAATTCACGGTCATCAACGATTCCACACCAAATGCGTTTGCCCTGCCCGGTGGACCGGTCGCCATTACCCGGGGGCTGCTGACCGTTATGGAAAATGAAGCACAGCTCGCTTCGGTGTTGGGCCACGAAATCGCACATGTGACGGCGCGTCACTCGGTCCAGGGAATTCAGCGCGGAGTGCTGCTTGAGTTAGGGGTCGGGGTGCTGGGAAGTCTGACTTCCCAGACCGCCTATGGGGGACTGACCAGCCAGGCCGGTCAGATTGCAGCCAGCTTGATCAACAATACTTACAGCCGGGAGCAGGAGCGCGAATCGGATCGTCTCGGCATCGATTATATGGTGCGGGCCGGCTACAACCCGCAGGGCGCGGTTGAGCTGCAGGAACTCTTTTATCGCAAACTCGAGGGGGGGGCGGAGCCGGATTGGCTTAGCGGTCTTTTCCGCACCCACCCCTTCAGCAAGGAACGGATGCTGGAAAACCAACAGTACATTCAAGCCAATTATCCCCCTTCACGAATCGGCAGTGACATGCAGACCAATGCGACCGCCTTTATGCAGGCGACCGCCGGATTGCGGGAGAAAAAGAAAGCCTATGACCTCTACGACGAGGCGCGTCAGCTTGAAGCCCAGGAACAGTATCAGAAAGCCATTGAACTTTATCAGCAGGCGTTGCGGATAGCCCCGCAGGAATCTCTGATCCTGACGGGGGTCGGTCTGGCCTCCCTCAAGATCGGCGATACGATTCCGGCCCAGAGGTATCTGCGTCAGGCCGTTGACCTGCATGGAGAGTATTTCCAGTCGCGCATGGGGCTTGGTTTTGTCCTTCTGGAAAAGAGAGAGCCGGCTGCCGCGGTGGAGCATCTCGAGTACAGTATGAAGCTTCTGCCGACCCCCCAGGCCGGTTATCTGCTGGCACAGGCCTATGAAGGGGTGGGTCGCAGAAACGATGCGCTCGCTCTTTATCAGGAAGTCGCGCAGGCCGCCCCCGACAGCAAAATCGGACAGGCAGCAGCACAGCGGGCGCAGCAACTGCAATCTGCCCGGTGA
- a CDS encoding PH domain-containing protein, with product MRFSALLFGAAVLAGVVVRLGGELHDSVVLSRLVFLLPLIALLLGSVPPVLARVEWPGVFYLLTDQRLIVLRGFGRRRISELELHEVRDVQFFPLGRHLAHVRIRGQGSPRSLTLCCIEYPEHLIDLLERAD from the coding sequence ATGCGATTTTCTGCCCTGCTTTTCGGCGCAGCGGTACTGGCCGGCGTTGTGGTGCGGCTGGGAGGCGAATTGCATGATTCTGTTGTGCTTTCCCGCCTGGTATTCCTCCTCCCATTGATTGCGTTGCTCCTGGGGAGTGTCCCGCCGGTGCTGGCGCGTGTGGAGTGGCCCGGAGTCTTTTACCTTCTGACCGACCAACGCCTCATTGTCCTGCGCGGTTTTGGGCGCAGGAGGATCTCCGAACTAGAGTTGCACGAGGTTCGGGATGTCCAATTCTTCCCTCTGGGTAGGCATCTGGCTCATGTGCGGATACGGGGGCAGGGCAGCCCCCGTTCTTTGACCCTGTGCTGCATCGAATATCCCGAACATCTGATCGACTTGCTCGAGCGCGCTGATTGA
- a CDS encoding M42 family metallopeptidase has translation MNEKHFNFLKELVEAPSPSGFEQPAQRVFRRAVENIADELRTDVMGNVIARLKGQGESPLRVMLAGHCDEIGFMVKHVDDQGFIYFAAIGGVDAHLVPGQRVRIHGRRGTVNGLVGKKPIHQIEPKDRESVIKIKSQFIDIGCRNRDEAQELVSVGDAITFAVGLERLQNDRVTSRAFDDKMGVFVVARVLEELRSRKELAVDFYGVSTVQEEVGLRGGATSVYGVNPDVGIAIEVGFATDFPDVDKKEHGDIRVGSGPVIGRGPNINPALFDLLVETAREEQIPYQVLGHPRATGTDANVMQLSRGGVATGLVNVPLRYMHTPVELLSLEDLENTVKLLAASVLRMKSREEFIPQ, from the coding sequence ATGAATGAGAAACATTTCAATTTTCTTAAGGAACTGGTAGAGGCGCCCAGCCCTTCCGGATTTGAACAGCCCGCTCAGCGTGTCTTTCGCCGCGCGGTTGAAAATATTGCCGATGAATTACGCACCGACGTTATGGGCAACGTGATCGCCCGCCTCAAAGGGCAGGGTGAAAGTCCGCTCCGGGTCATGCTGGCGGGTCATTGCGATGAAATCGGTTTTATGGTCAAGCATGTCGATGATCAGGGCTTTATTTATTTCGCCGCTATCGGTGGTGTCGATGCCCATCTTGTGCCCGGGCAGAGGGTCAGAATCCACGGGCGGCGCGGCACAGTCAACGGTTTGGTCGGTAAAAAGCCTATTCATCAGATTGAACCCAAGGATCGCGAATCGGTCATCAAGATCAAGAGCCAGTTTATCGACATCGGATGCCGGAACCGGGACGAGGCGCAGGAACTGGTGTCGGTAGGGGACGCGATTACATTTGCAGTTGGTCTGGAGCGTTTGCAGAACGATCGAGTGACCTCCCGGGCGTTTGATGACAAGATGGGGGTTTTCGTTGTTGCCCGGGTGCTGGAAGAGCTGCGATCCCGGAAGGAGCTCGCCGTTGATTTTTATGGTGTTTCAACCGTGCAGGAGGAAGTCGGCCTGCGCGGCGGGGCAACCAGCGTTTACGGCGTCAACCCGGATGTGGGAATTGCCATCGAAGTGGGCTTTGCCACCGATTTTCCCGACGTCGACAAAAAGGAACATGGTGACATCCGCGTCGGCAGCGGCCCAGTAATCGGTCGAGGCCCCAACATCAATCCGGCATTGTTCGATCTCCTGGTGGAGACGGCTCGCGAAGAGCAGATCCCTTATCAGGTTCTCGGTCATCCGCGTGCCACCGGCACCGATGCCAATGTCATGCAGCTCTCGCGCGGCGGAGTAGCGACCGGGCTGGTCAATGTGCCGCTGCGCTATATGCATACGCCCGTGGAACTTCTCTCCCTCGAAGACCTGGAAAATACGGTGAAGCTGCTTGCCGCTTCCGTTTTGCGCATGAAAAGCCGCGAAGAGTTCATCCCTCAATAA
- a CDS encoding histidinol phosphate phosphatase domain-containing protein, with the protein MIDLHMHTLFSDGELIPAELIRRAAVAGYEAMALTDHGDLSNFDFIIPRVVEAAAIYGDAWGIKVIPGIELTHIPPNQIAAAAIRARELGARIVVCHGETLVEPVAEGTNAAALAADIDILSHPGLIRDEDVELAAARGVCLEITTRKGHSLTNGHVAQLARKYKAKLVVNNDAHAPGDLVSAEMSRNVALGAGLSDEEYEQCRRNSAALVDKAMRG; encoded by the coding sequence ATGATTGATCTGCATATGCATACACTCTTCAGCGACGGCGAACTGATTCCTGCCGAACTGATTCGGCGCGCGGCAGTGGCCGGCTATGAAGCCATGGCTCTGACCGATCATGGCGACCTTTCCAATTTCGATTTCATCATTCCCAGGGTGGTTGAAGCCGCGGCTATTTATGGGGATGCCTGGGGGATAAAGGTGATTCCGGGAATCGAGCTGACTCATATCCCGCCGAATCAGATTGCTGCAGCAGCCATACGGGCGCGGGAACTGGGCGCCCGCATAGTCGTCTGCCACGGTGAAACGCTGGTGGAGCCGGTCGCGGAGGGGACCAACGCCGCCGCCCTGGCGGCGGATATCGATATTCTTTCTCATCCCGGGTTGATTCGCGATGAAGATGTGGAGCTTGCCGCCGCGCGCGGTGTCTGCCTTGAAATCACGACACGCAAAGGCCACAGTCTTACCAACGGGCATGTTGCGCAGTTGGCGAGAAAATACAAGGCCAAGCTGGTTGTCAACAACGACGCTCACGCCCCCGGAGATCTTGTTTCAGCCGAAATGTCCCGTAATGTGGCGCTGGGGGCGGGGTTGAGCGATGAAGAGTATGAGCAGTGTCGTCGCAACAGTGCCGCCCTGGTTGATAAGGCTATGAGGGGGTAA
- the miaB gene encoding tRNA (N6-isopentenyl adenosine(37)-C2)-methylthiotransferase MiaB, whose translation MSKFFYLETFGCQMNVVDSEQIVDLLQAGGYRPVEDPENADLILLNTCSVRDKAERKVYGHLGRFKPLKQRRPDLIIGVGGCVAQQEGERLLQKLPFVDLVFGTHNIHRLPEMVAGAQRRDRRAETQFLDRETRKNLFPERSTDGNITRFVTIMQGCDNFCSYCIVPHVRGREISRPSADILDEVREMADRGVREVTLLGQNVNSYGANEPGELSFAQLLHEVHEVEGIERIRFTTSHPKDLSDDLIRCFGELPKLATHLHLPVQCGSDAVLEKMNRGYTREEYLDKVQRLKEACPDIRLTSDIIVGFPGETEEQFEQTLTLMEKVRFADVFSFLYSRREGTAAADLEESLPPQRKQERFDRLLTLQQAISTGIWQQDVGQTLPVLVEGESRQKGELFGRTTWNRIVHFEADSSLIGRIVPVRVIASMKNSQRGELPASVEPMRRTG comes from the coding sequence ATGTCGAAGTTTTTCTATCTTGAAACATTCGGTTGCCAGATGAACGTGGTGGATTCCGAGCAGATTGTGGATCTGCTGCAGGCTGGAGGGTACCGGCCTGTGGAAGATCCTGAGAACGCCGATCTGATCCTGCTCAATACCTGTTCAGTGCGTGACAAGGCGGAACGTAAGGTTTACGGTCATTTGGGACGTTTCAAGCCTCTCAAGCAGCGCCGACCCGACCTGATCATCGGGGTCGGCGGCTGTGTCGCCCAGCAGGAGGGTGAGCGTCTTCTGCAGAAGCTGCCCTTTGTCGACCTGGTTTTCGGAACTCACAATATCCACCGTCTGCCTGAAATGGTGGCCGGCGCCCAACGCCGCGATCGCCGGGCGGAAACGCAGTTTCTTGACCGGGAGACGCGCAAGAACCTGTTCCCTGAACGTTCGACCGATGGCAACATCACCCGGTTCGTCACCATCATGCAGGGGTGCGACAATTTCTGCTCCTATTGCATTGTGCCCCATGTCCGCGGCCGTGAAATCAGCCGTCCTTCCGCAGATATCCTGGACGAAGTGCGCGAAATGGCCGATCGTGGTGTCAGGGAGGTGACTCTTCTGGGACAGAATGTCAATTCCTACGGAGCCAACGAGCCGGGAGAGCTTTCCTTTGCCCAATTGCTTCACGAAGTCCATGAGGTCGAGGGAATCGAGCGGATCCGTTTTACGACATCGCATCCGAAAGATCTCTCCGATGATCTGATCCGGTGTTTCGGCGAGCTTCCCAAGTTGGCCACCCACTTGCATTTACCGGTGCAGTGCGGCTCTGATGCCGTTTTGGAAAAAATGAACCGTGGCTACACGCGCGAAGAATATTTGGATAAAGTGCAGCGGCTCAAAGAAGCCTGCCCCGATATTCGCCTGACCTCGGATATCATTGTCGGCTTTCCCGGAGAAACTGAGGAGCAGTTCGAACAGACCCTGACTCTGATGGAAAAAGTCCGTTTTGCCGATGTTTTCTCCTTCCTTTATTCCCGGCGCGAGGGAACGGCCGCGGCGGATCTGGAAGAGTCTCTGCCGCCGCAACGCAAACAGGAGCGCTTCGATCGGCTTCTGACATTGCAGCAGGCGATCAGTACAGGGATCTGGCAACAGGATGTGGGGCAAACTCTGCCGGTGTTGGTTGAAGGCGAGAGCCGGCAGAAGGGGGAACTTTTCGGCCGCACGACCTGGAACCGGATCGTGCACTTCGAAGCGGACTCATCATTGATCGGACGTATTGTGCCGGTGCGTGTGATCGCGTCCATGAAAAACAGCCAGCGTGGTGAACTGCCGGCCTCTGTCGAGCCCATGAGACGGACCGGCTGA
- a CDS encoding DUF4388 domain-containing protein yields MNTSTGKKILFASTRGDFAEVAQALARRGFSVHTCGDGSQALERALAMVPDLMVVDVDLPMIDGPRLGQILRANPRTDKLAFLFVGPEGRDVEGFRRHRDHYLARPFNHEQLLSVALGHLSRQERTEEVTRGGKQVEGDLEQVSLTDMLQILGHNRKDGTLRLDRDSVRGEIQLLEGTVVNARLGSVEGEKAFFRLLTWDKGHFSFSPGVAGGEVRITQPLDHLIMEGLRQSDELNAMSGDLPPHDALLALKVPLERLPRGLRPTTQEILVLLEHHPRLGDLLDHCPRSDYDILQIVKILIEKGLIEVRREQSTAGTSRSLLTSEEIIRLKDSLGEGDSLLEEASMKLLVLASASEDVQRLIQSFQGIAEFRVEPGGAAALGLGTIHDIGYLRLGETFSLRLLLLPAMEDAGPLWAPFCRRLLGALSFAVPGKTGSAEQFFASRAKVPLARIVFNEADGEGFMLNRGDREGVRNLLVYLATEFIQKDRDHD; encoded by the coding sequence ATGAACACGTCTACCGGTAAAAAAATTCTATTTGCCAGCACCCGTGGCGATTTTGCAGAAGTCGCCCAGGCCCTGGCGCGCCGCGGTTTTTCCGTTCATACCTGCGGCGATGGCAGTCAGGCTCTGGAGCGAGCCCTCGCCATGGTTCCTGACCTGATGGTCGTCGATGTCGATCTCCCCATGATCGACGGGCCTCGCCTCGGCCAGATTCTACGCGCCAATCCCCGTACGGACAAACTGGCCTTTCTCTTCGTCGGTCCCGAGGGGCGGGATGTCGAAGGTTTTCGCCGTCATCGCGATCACTACCTGGCACGCCCTTTCAATCACGAGCAGTTGTTGTCGGTGGCCCTGGGACATCTCAGTCGGCAGGAGCGCACTGAAGAGGTGACCCGGGGGGGGAAGCAGGTCGAAGGTGATCTGGAGCAGGTCTCATTGACGGATATGCTGCAGATTCTGGGACACAACCGCAAAGACGGCACCCTGAGGCTTGATCGCGACAGTGTTAGGGGAGAGATCCAACTTCTTGAAGGAACCGTTGTGAACGCTCGCCTCGGTTCCGTCGAGGGAGAGAAAGCGTTTTTCCGACTTCTGACCTGGGACAAAGGACATTTTTCTTTTTCACCCGGTGTCGCCGGCGGCGAAGTACGCATCACGCAGCCCCTTGATCATCTGATCATGGAAGGTTTGCGGCAGAGCGATGAACTCAACGCCATGTCCGGCGATCTGCCGCCGCACGATGCCCTTCTTGCTCTTAAAGTGCCCCTGGAGCGTCTGCCTCGCGGTCTGCGCCCGACCACCCAGGAGATTCTGGTGTTGCTCGAACACCACCCCCGTCTCGGAGATCTGCTCGATCACTGCCCGCGCAGCGATTACGATATCCTGCAGATCGTAAAAATTCTCATTGAGAAAGGTCTGATCGAGGTCCGGCGCGAACAGTCTACAGCCGGCACCTCGCGGTCGCTTCTGACCTCCGAGGAGATCATTCGTCTCAAAGACAGTCTGGGGGAAGGGGACAGCCTGCTGGAAGAAGCTTCCATGAAACTGCTGGTGCTCGCTTCAGCTTCCGAGGATGTTCAGCGTTTGATCCAATCTTTTCAGGGGATTGCCGAATTCAGAGTGGAACCGGGGGGCGCTGCGGCTCTTGGCCTGGGCACCATACACGATATTGGGTATCTGAGGCTTGGCGAGACCTTCTCTCTGCGCCTTCTGCTTCTTCCGGCCATGGAGGATGCCGGTCCCCTGTGGGCTCCGTTCTGCCGGCGTTTGTTGGGGGCTCTCTCTTTCGCCGTACCCGGCAAAACCGGATCCGCAGAGCAATTTTTTGCAAGCCGGGCCAAGGTGCCCCTGGCGCGGATTGTTTTCAATGAGGCGGACGGGGAAGGTTTCATGTTAAACAGGGGGGACAGGGAAGGAGTGCGCAACCTGCTTGTTTATCTGGCGACAGAATTCATTCAAAAGGACCGTGATCATGATTGA